In Paramormyrops kingsleyae isolate MSU_618 chromosome 5, PKINGS_0.4, whole genome shotgun sequence, one DNA window encodes the following:
- the LOC111845571 gene encoding RNA demethylase ALKBH5-like isoform X3, translated as MAASGFTDLREKLRSMTPHGDDHRKPQRGGALKRRYHDSEEDLSDPEERRETEARRVKSSIEQLSIFSPEECALIEAKIDEVVSSGEKGLYREHTVDRAPLRNKYFFGEGYTYGSQLEKRGPGQERLYSKGEVDEIPDWVHELIIKKLVASGVIPADFVNSAVINDYQPGGCIVSHVDPIHIFERPIVSVSFFSDSALCFGCKFQFKPIRVSEPVLFLPVKRGSVTVLSGYAADEITHCIRPQDIKARRAVVILRKTRPDAPRLETNPRSNAAVPFSLGRPQILKPKRSHRKADPDAAHRPPCCLCAAGAPCVEHGLRSLRD; from the exons ATGGCGGCGAGCGGCTTTACTGACCTCAGGGAGAAGCTGAGGTCCATGACCCCGCACGGTGACGATCACAGGAAGCCGCAGCGCGGCGGCGCGCTGAAGCGCCGGTACCACGACTCGGAGGAGGATCTGAGCGACCCGGAGGAGCGCCGGGAGACGGAGGCCCGCAGGGTGAAGAGCAGCATCGAGCAGCTGAGCATCTTCAGCCCGGAGGAGTGTGCGCTCATCGAGGCCAAGATAGACGAAGTGGTGTCCAGTGGCGAGAAGGGTCTCTACCGGGAGCACACGGTGGACAGGGCGCCTCTCCGGAATAAGTACTTCTTCGGGGAGGGCTACACGTACGGCTCCCAGCTGGAGAAGCGGGGCCCGGGTCAGGAGCGTCTGTACTCTAAGGGGGAGGTGGACGAAATCCCCGACTGGGTCCATGAGCTGATTATAAAGAAGCTGGTGGCCAGCGGTGTGATCCCGGCCGATTTCGTCAACAGCGCCGTGATCAACGACTACCAGCCGGGCGGCTGTATCGTGTCCCATGTGGACCCCATCCACATCTTCGAGCGGCCCATCGTGTCCGTGTCCTTCTTCAGCGACTCAGCCCTGTGCTTCGGCTGCAAGTTCCAGTTCAAGCCCATACGGGTGTCGGAGCCGGTGCTGTTTTTGCCCGTCAAGCGCGGCAGTGTCACCGTGCTCAG TGGTTATGCTGCTGATGAAATCACCCACTGTATACGACCACAAGATATCAAGGCGAGAAGAGCTGTGGTCATCCTCAGAAA gACAAGACCCGATGCCCCACGTCTGGAGACAAATCCGCGAAGTAATGCAGCCGTTCCCTTCTCTTTGGGAAGACCGCAGATCCTGAAACCAAAGAGGTCTCACCGGAAGGCTGATCCTGACGCAGCCCACAG GCCGCCgtgctgtctgtgtgctgcTGGTGCCCCCTGTGTGGAGCATGGACTACGGTCCTTGAGGGATTAA
- the LOC111845571 gene encoding RNA demethylase ALKBH5-like isoform X2, producing the protein MAASGFTDLREKLRSMTPHGDDHRKPQRGGALKRRYHDSEEDLSDPEERRETEARRVKSSIEQLSIFSPEECALIEAKIDEVVSSGEKGLYREHTVDRAPLRNKYFFGEGYTYGSQLEKRGPGQERLYSKGEVDEIPDWVHELIIKKLVASGVIPADFVNSAVINDYQPGGCIVSHVDPIHIFERPIVSVSFFSDSALCFGCKFQFKPIRVSEPVLFLPVKRGSVTVLSGYAADEITHCIRPQDIKARRAVVILRKTRPDAPRLETNPRSNAAVPFSLGRPQILKPKRSHRKADPDAAHRWRQRSSSSSENLRRRSHESAAGYSGPDDSMDSPRRVKMRRH; encoded by the exons ATGGCGGCGAGCGGCTTTACTGACCTCAGGGAGAAGCTGAGGTCCATGACCCCGCACGGTGACGATCACAGGAAGCCGCAGCGCGGCGGCGCGCTGAAGCGCCGGTACCACGACTCGGAGGAGGATCTGAGCGACCCGGAGGAGCGCCGGGAGACGGAGGCCCGCAGGGTGAAGAGCAGCATCGAGCAGCTGAGCATCTTCAGCCCGGAGGAGTGTGCGCTCATCGAGGCCAAGATAGACGAAGTGGTGTCCAGTGGCGAGAAGGGTCTCTACCGGGAGCACACGGTGGACAGGGCGCCTCTCCGGAATAAGTACTTCTTCGGGGAGGGCTACACGTACGGCTCCCAGCTGGAGAAGCGGGGCCCGGGTCAGGAGCGTCTGTACTCTAAGGGGGAGGTGGACGAAATCCCCGACTGGGTCCATGAGCTGATTATAAAGAAGCTGGTGGCCAGCGGTGTGATCCCGGCCGATTTCGTCAACAGCGCCGTGATCAACGACTACCAGCCGGGCGGCTGTATCGTGTCCCATGTGGACCCCATCCACATCTTCGAGCGGCCCATCGTGTCCGTGTCCTTCTTCAGCGACTCAGCCCTGTGCTTCGGCTGCAAGTTCCAGTTCAAGCCCATACGGGTGTCGGAGCCGGTGCTGTTTTTGCCCGTCAAGCGCGGCAGTGTCACCGTGCTCAG TGGTTATGCTGCTGATGAAATCACCCACTGTATACGACCACAAGATATCAAGGCGAGAAGAGCTGTGGTCATCCTCAGAAA gACAAGACCCGATGCCCCACGTCTGGAGACAAATCCGCGAAGTAATGCAGCCGTTCCCTTCTCTTTGGGAAGACCGCAGATCCTGAAACCAAAGAGGTCTCACCGGAAGGCTGATCCTGACGCAGCCCACAG GTGGAGGCAGAGGAGTAGCTCAAGCTCCGAGAACTTGCGGAGACGCTCCCACGAGTCTGCGGCCGGCTACAGCGGACCCGACGACAGCATGGATTCGCCCCGAAGGGTTAAAATGAGGCGACACTGA
- the LOC111845571 gene encoding RNA demethylase ALKBH5-like isoform X1 — MAASGFTDLREKLRSMTPHGDDHRKPQRGGALKRRYHDSEEDLSDPEERRETEARRVKSSIEQLSIFSPEECALIEAKIDEVVSSGEKGLYREHTVDRAPLRNKYFFGEGYTYGSQLEKRGPGQERLYSKGEVDEIPDWVHELIIKKLVASGVIPADFVNSAVINDYQPGGCIVSHVDPIHIFERPIVSVSFFSDSALCFGCKFQFKPIRVSEPVLFLPVKRGSVTVLSGYAADEITHCIRPQDIKARRAVVILRKTRPDAPRLETNPRSNAAVPFSLGRPQILKPKRSHRKADPDAAHRPRILEMDKEENRRSVILPRWRQRSSSSSENLRRRSHESAAGYSGPDDSMDSPRRVKMRRH, encoded by the exons ATGGCGGCGAGCGGCTTTACTGACCTCAGGGAGAAGCTGAGGTCCATGACCCCGCACGGTGACGATCACAGGAAGCCGCAGCGCGGCGGCGCGCTGAAGCGCCGGTACCACGACTCGGAGGAGGATCTGAGCGACCCGGAGGAGCGCCGGGAGACGGAGGCCCGCAGGGTGAAGAGCAGCATCGAGCAGCTGAGCATCTTCAGCCCGGAGGAGTGTGCGCTCATCGAGGCCAAGATAGACGAAGTGGTGTCCAGTGGCGAGAAGGGTCTCTACCGGGAGCACACGGTGGACAGGGCGCCTCTCCGGAATAAGTACTTCTTCGGGGAGGGCTACACGTACGGCTCCCAGCTGGAGAAGCGGGGCCCGGGTCAGGAGCGTCTGTACTCTAAGGGGGAGGTGGACGAAATCCCCGACTGGGTCCATGAGCTGATTATAAAGAAGCTGGTGGCCAGCGGTGTGATCCCGGCCGATTTCGTCAACAGCGCCGTGATCAACGACTACCAGCCGGGCGGCTGTATCGTGTCCCATGTGGACCCCATCCACATCTTCGAGCGGCCCATCGTGTCCGTGTCCTTCTTCAGCGACTCAGCCCTGTGCTTCGGCTGCAAGTTCCAGTTCAAGCCCATACGGGTGTCGGAGCCGGTGCTGTTTTTGCCCGTCAAGCGCGGCAGTGTCACCGTGCTCAG TGGTTATGCTGCTGATGAAATCACCCACTGTATACGACCACAAGATATCAAGGCGAGAAGAGCTGTGGTCATCCTCAGAAA gACAAGACCCGATGCCCCACGTCTGGAGACAAATCCGCGAAGTAATGCAGCCGTTCCCTTCTCTTTGGGAAGACCGCAGATCCTGAAACCAAAGAGGTCTCACCGGAAGGCTGATCCTGACGCAGCCCACAG GCCACGTATATTAGAAATGGACAAAGAAGAAAACCGACGCTCTGTGATTCTTCCTAGGTGGAGGCAGAGGAGTAGCTCAAGCTCCGAGAACTTGCGGAGACGCTCCCACGAGTCTGCGGCCGGCTACAGCGGACCCGACGACAGCATGGATTCGCCCCGAAGGGTTAAAATGAGGCGACACTGA